The segment TGACCTATCACTTCAACCTCCATACCACCTTGGTCAAGAAGGATTCGTACTACTTCTGTTTCACCTTTCACACAAGCAAGGTGGAGACAATTGTCTTTTTGTTTTATGGCAGATACATCTGGTACGGTATTTGCTCCGTTCTCCAGTAGAAACCTCACAACATCCCCATGACCATTGTATGAGGCATACATTAAAGGCGTTCTTGCATGCTCCCCACGTTTGTCGATATCCATTTTTTTATCAAGAAGGAGTTTTACAATATCTGTGGATCCTCCTCGACATGCAAGGTGAAGACAATTATCACCTTCTTCATCAAGCAGTTCTGGATCAGCATGTCTTTGAAGTAGGAGTTCTGCTATCTCCTTGTGTCCAAGGTAGCAAGCATACATGATTGCAGTCATGTTATTGCCTCCTCGAACATCAGTATGTACACCAACACCATCAAGAAGTAGTTTCACAATTGCAGTGAATCCATATGCAGTTGCTATGTGGATCAACTGATCTTTGTTGTCACCATGCGATCGAGGTGTTTCAATTTCTGATGGCACTTCTGTTTTGGTCGGGCTGCATGCTGTTGATAAGGTTCGAACTAACGGTCTTGTTTCTTGTGTCTTACCTAGGATGTCTCCAACAGTAATAGAGGCAACTTCGTGTAAGCTGTCCTTTGAGTTTTCTATGAGTATCAGTAAAGAAGACACGTTTCCGCTCAGGCAACAACCAAGATAGCCTTCAAGCAGTTCACGAAGAGAAAAAGTGGTATGCTCAAATGAAAGTTTGGTTACGGGAGCAGTGCTGGAGAAGGATGACCAGTACAAGAATCCCATACCATGATCATTGTCGCGAGAGTGCAAACATCGTTCAATGTTGCCTTGAAGTTTTAAAAAGAGACATATGGTCATATTTTCCAGAGTGAAACACTGATGTGACAATGGAAGAGCAATATTCCCATCAACCATCTCCCTTGCTAATCTCTCCACCAGTGCAACACCTGCATCTTCTTGTCTCAGTTGTATCATGAAACTGTGCATATCACCACCACTTGGATCCTCAGTGTTGGAATCCTCTAAAACCTTTGTCCTTTCAATCAAAAATTTGAGACTGCAATTTTGAAGGATAAAGTCTTGATTCATGTCCCCTACAACAAACGCAACAACATCGTAGATAGTTGGATGGCTAAATGTCATCCTGTCGCCTTCGGACAACAAAAGAGTTCGATTCTCGTTTTTTGCAGCCTCATTTAGACGATTTGCATGACCAACATCTGGAAGTATCTCTTCGACTGTTTCTATTTTTTCCCGAAGTTCAACATTCCCTCCATTCTTACGAGCCTGTTGGAGATGAATCAAATTCAGTGTACCATCGTTGAGAACCATAAGCAGTAGCACTGCAGCTCTGTAGTTGGGATGATCGGATGATGTGAATATGTCGCCTATCAAGTCATGCAgatatgtccagggttctgCGAAGAATGTCACAGCTTGATCCTTTGACAAACAGCCGTCTGCAAACAACTGACAGATATATGGAAAACCAAGTGTCTTGTATTTCAAACTTGCGatgtgttttatttcatgttcacTGAGATCAAATCTCGCTTTGGGTAAATGTTTTCGAAGAATCGATTCTTTCTCATGTTCTTTCAGCTCATATATAGTCAGATCAGCTATAGTGCTTGGTCTGAACAAGGATGTTTTGTATTTCCTTAACATAGTAGAAACAAGTTGATGCTTGAATATGTTTGTCCTACTGCTCATGATAACTTTTAGAGAGGTTTCGGGAGATGCAGATGCCTTGTCATCTTTACTTTCATCATCATCTTGTCTTTTCTTTCTCTTTTCCTCCAAGCGTTTGAAATGTGTCTCTAAGTAATCAAATATCTTGGTACAATGAACTTTGACTTCAGAGGTAGGAGCGAAGCGCCCAAACACATCATCTAACACAAGCAGGGTTGGAACTTTGAGATCAACATGGCGTTCCACTTTGAAATGAGCTACATCATCAACATATTTCACGTAGTACTTCTTTCGTCGGTATTTGCCCATGATGTAGAGTGCCATTGTTGTTTTACCAGATCCCGGTGAtccagaaacaaacacatgtcCGTCGTTTTCCAGAGCATCACAGACATTTTCATAAGCTTctgttttcacaaaaatgtcTTTTGCCGATTTCATGTTCTTTTTGACCATACCTACAAGAAGATAATATACCAGTATAAACAAAGACACACTTCCATTATAACTGACATTTGTGCATGTTTTCTCTGGTTAGACCATGTACATTCTTATACACTGACTGTTGCTCTACGCGTTTTTACTTATGCACATTTTTGTTTATGAACGTTCGCATACCTGGAATATCGTCGACAGCACCGTGGGAGGTTCCTTGTGAAACATTCACATTTTGAATGAAGTTTACAACGTTCACGTTCTCTGGTCTTACACCTGTGATTAAAAAAACGATATTAAAGCATTTAACATAATGATTCAGTTTAAGGTATAGCACAATACATACATCGGACCACACCAGTTGGCATCTAAAGTATGTGCAATATGATTATTCGTTATCGACATATATGATGAACAACTCATTTTCATCTAAATGAGTCACAGATCTTACCACAACACACATAATAGATCCAGTCGCATAATACACACCTTCAGGAATCGATGACAGTGACATTTGTTCCATCGCTTCCAGAATAACTGCAAAAATATTCAATGTAGTTAAACATTGGAGTATTACTTCCCAGCTAACACACACAGTCTCCGCAAAATTGTGGAAGGTTGTAGATAGGTAAAGTCATGAGACAGTGTTGTCACAGCATTAATAATACGTTGTTTTATAACGTTATGTCACAACGTAGTAAGAAATTTACGTTGAggaaacatcatgctttggtATCATCACAACGTTATAACAGCGCTATTTATAACTTCGTGTCACGATAGAGTTTTCTGTGAAGCTTTTCACTTTGAAACTTTGAGGTTCTGTCTTCGCTGTTCAACTAAAGCTGCAGAAAACATACCAATAAAACAACACGCAAAGTGGCGAAAAAACTCTGAAGTTAACTTGTGCTTTGTTTCTTATGTACTGTTCACTGGTGTGGAAACTAATTGACCATAGGACGCTAAGGCAAATTAAAATACATTAGCATCAATAACTTAAATCTTATGacgacgtgagtgagtgagtgagtttagttttacgccgcactcagcaatattacagctatatggcggcggtctgtaaataatcgagtctggaccagacaatccagtgatcaacaacatgagcatcgatctgcgcaactgggaaccgatgacatgtgtcaaccaagtcagcgagcctgaccacccgatcccgttagtcgcctcttacgacaagctaagtcgccttttatggcaagcatcacAACGTCATGCCACAACGAGGTGACAAGGTAAATGagagtccacagaataacgtcGTAACCACGAAAGCACAACGTGGTGACAACGTGAAATTGTTATCTGGGGTTACACTGCTTATTTGAGTCCGCGAAGATCCCGGTTAgtattggtcctcagcaacccatgcttgtcgtaagaggtgtgGTCaggtgattgggtggtcaggctttcaGACTTGGCACACACAGTCATGCCATTGCACCTCAGTATCGTAGATCGAtcctcgtgctgttgatcagtggattttatagtccagactcgattgtttacaggacaccaccatacagctggaatactgttgagtagCAAACCAACTAAGCATATTTTGAAGTAAGTGCAACTTGTAAGTTTACGTACTAAAGTTTCTTGTCGAAATAAGCACTGACGCCTGGAAGTAACTAACCTGGGTCGATTTCCTGTGGGGCAATGGTTAGTATTGATGCTTCGTGACCAAGTGCACCATCTGATGTCTCATATTGTGCGACTGACATGGCCATGTCACGTGATAAACCACTGTCCGTTAGGGTAAGACTCTGAAGTAAATAGAAATATGATTTATTTCAACAAAAGCCCAAACTAGATACTCCAGTTCACATACAGTAATTACAAATTATCATATCACGTAGTTTCTTTCAAGTTTCTGttgcttgtttgcaatatcGTTGAAATATGAGATCTTCGTTAGTTCATGATTCTTATCTATGGTTGATCTACAAATGTTTCCTACCTGATCATCTTCTTCTTGCATGCTGGCTTCCTCCTCTGTGACGGTTTCTGGGTCTGCCATTGCTGGTGTACCTGTAGGTAAGGACTTGGTacctaccacgaagtaccaggCACAGTGTATTAGAACAAACTAGTGATGCTGTTATTTGGATAGAACAGGATAGATAAACTATTAGATAATTAGGCGGTTAAAATGGGAGTTACATGTAAATATGGTAAACACTTTAAGAAATATCAAGATGGTGGATTGATAAAAAGTTAGTACTTTGATGTCTATAATAGCATAACGTTCAATATACATTTCTTATAACCATATTCagaacatttaaaaaattaataaCACAAAATAAACTCGACAGAACTTTCTGTTATAATGTGTGATATTATTTTAGTGACATTTTGTTATAATACTTACACATGAACAAGTGTAACATAGCTACTTCGTTCTAAATACATTTTATACAGGACAGATGGAAACAACAGTGGAGACTACCCAAATTACTTAGAACAAAATTATCCATCACGTTTCAAATAATCCTGCCCATATACGATGTGTCCTCTACATAATGTTCAAATATtgtatatactcatggaaacaaataagaaaacacatgaaagtacaagtggtcctttattcttttccaaaattccacccacagtgcaatacaagGCCTGAGATGAAATcttgaaaagaataaaggaacatttGTACTTTCATTTGTTCCCTTATTCCATGGGAATATAACAGTCATTCTAGCTATTTGAAAAGTATATTATACATTGTCTTAAATTAGACACCCATAATATCCAAATGTTCTCTTCAATGAcatgatatcaaaatacatttctatgacgtaaatacaaacaaatgtcCAGATTATCACTTACCGATGAAATAATCTCCATAACATACCTCCATAAAATGCACATTTAATGATCTCTAAATATTATATAATGCCTTTATTTGTTAGGGCATATTTATGAAAAGAGTATATAGCTTTGCCACAAGCGCTTACAATTCATGTCcatcataaaaaaaacccccagaTACTCTGAATCTCCatgtaatataaaaatattacaagGCTATATAAAATTGCATATATATAGCTATGTCATACAACCTCCGTAATGTGCAGTGCATATTTCTAATTTTAGCCTAGTTTCGGTAGCTGTGAACATTTATTCCATGGCCTTAGTTGGCAGAAAAAGCTGTATGCCACGTTCATCACCAGATCAAAGATCGATTGGGCAAATTGGGCAGTTTACAAATTAGTAGAATATAAAGCACTGGAAACAAACTAAAATACCGATTCAATAAATTTACCTCTAGTGACAACACAGTCACTCAATGAAAACGGGGGCTTTATAGAAAATTTATACCCCATCACGTCGCCCCAGTGACCTCAATATAAGGATGAGGGAAGTCAGTTGCTTTTACAAAGTCCATCAGAGTCTACCCTGATGACGACTGGCTTGGTGGTGGCATGGTCCAGtccactttgttcccaataatgtctttctatttcattctcaaccatgtttcctgcgtgatggtgtctattgactgttgaacaatcgtctgtacatcccgaagtttgaatgttacattttgcctgccaacatccgatttcatgataccccaaatgagttctattgggtttaaatcgcaatgatagggtggcactcgcaaaactgaatgaccatgttctgtaaggtactcatcaaccttaaagacaggtgtggttttatttgactttgTGATATCATACACAACAGGTTTGGTTGCTTTTTCTGGATAcgatattgctttgttttgcaacCATTTTATCATGCCCCCCCTTCTTACTGTTAGATGCTGGGGCCTTTGTATTAGGTACTTGAACGCCATGATATTGAGCGTAAAACGTTGAACCAGATGCTGGCAGGGATAATGGAGgagaagaacgatctgaataccacgagtggcacttaaatgttgaataaaacatatttcacgtgagtaattattaaaaatgggattggaaatctgagagcacaaacTAGTGAGGAAATGCGAGCGTACCTTTAATGGtagcgatattttattttgacatgaaaaatattctttttaaacgaagcgagggaagtgcgttgccaacctttgctcgcttcgctcgcatataagaagactggtcatattctctatgttACGCAACCCCaattgcgctacagtttgcctgtggtacATGGCTTCGTGGTTACATTAATTCATATGTTATTGCAAGCGGGAATCCAGTTCGATGTGCTTATTGACTGGGAAGCTATATGCCTGTAACGACCACCTTGTGACAGCGCACTGACCAAACGAGGACCGTGGACCGTGGACCGTGGACCGTTTACGTTTACTGCTAAAAAATATCTGTAATGTTAAGTGTATTTTCGTACGTACacattgtattgtttttgtgtctCTTGTgcttggcagaaatggatatcAACAGTAAGACTCAGATCCCCTTTCAACGTCAGATGAATGTGAGAGTGTTATGGTTACAGTGCATAAAGATATACTCACAGTCTAGAGGGCGATACAGCAGCACGTCTAGTTCATTACAAAATGAAACAGGGAGCAAGAAGGTCCCACAGCAATTTGCACAATTGTAGAATACACCCACTGGAAACAGGCAACACTGATCCAATACAGTTTCACCCTAGCGATAACTCTGACAGTCGCTGACAATTCCAGGAAAGCGATGCCTTTCGTAGAAACAGCAGGTCACTTTGACCCTGTGATTTCGATACATGCAGTTAGTTAATGCATGGTGGTTGCTAGCTGCCGGTTATCACAAGCTGAAATGCATTTGGGTGCGCTTATTGGTCCGATATGCATTTGGGTGAGCATATTGGTTGCGAAGCTTTTGCAGACAGCGGACACCTTCTGAAAACGAACTGACACGTTCAGAAATGTTTTGTCTCGAGTTATGTGAATTGCTACATGTTTGGGGTCGCCCGTTTGATTCCCGGTGAGAAATCATTCAGCGGTTCACAACTACGGCGAGACTACCTATCAGGAGTGAGCGGTGCTTTCACGTGCACTTTGGGCAATGTGACGACACCGGTGTACTGATGACGATACCGGAGTTAAGGGCACGATAACCCATCTCAGAGTCGTCAGTTGTAAGTGAAATGCATGGtaatgtggatgttttagtgttttCTGATGATGTCCCACGTGATGAAGAGTCGATGCGAATCAATGAGAATGTGTGCATATTTCCCAGTGGAACATTCTAGAATACAAGTGGCATGACATCATTGTATACTTCAACTGTTGAAATGTGACCTATAGTACGTATTTCACCTTGTCAAAGGTACGGAAATGAGACGCCTCTCAACATAATGTTCGATTCAGAAAAGGTCATTAAGGTTTTGTTGCACCAGCTAGTTTTTCCTAATTAACAGTGAATATTCGGGAATAAGTGCATTTCATATAGATTTGCATCTCACAAACATGGCAAGCGATGTATAGATATTTATCATCCTCGCTCATTTCAGATTTAGGTGCATTACTCTGTGTGTGAGGGGGGTCGAATCAAGCAGCGGAAGCGACTTCTAAATATACTAGAATTCACTGAAAACGTGTAATGGTTGGTTGTGCCACCATTCTCACCTTTTGCTGACAAAGGCTCTCCACAGATGTAGTAGCAATGGTGTAAGTCTACGATTTACTTAAAAGTCAGATTTGGAAAGGCCAAGGGGGAATCCCCTCTGGGGAACTTGATGGTGATCATGCGCATTGGCCGGTCACGTGACTGCTATCGACGCGTCTCGTACTGATTCGATGCGAGGCTGGATTGCCAAAATAGATACAGGCTACAGTTTATCTTCAAAGACTTTAACAAGCATGGACAAACCTTTCAGTGGAGTTCTAGCGTTCCATTTTGTAGATACAATCGTTACAATGACTGTGATACATTATACGGCCCACAACTGACCTTtcacatgtttgttgtttgtgaagTATATAATAAATTAATTAGAATTCCATTATATGAATGTTTTTATCTATTGAACAGGGAGCTATTAGTATAACGTGTGTATTCACTGGGTAGGAAATTAAGGTGCAGTAGATGTAATGCCTATCTGAAGAACGAAAGATCGGTGTTTTGATACCTCACACATCTTGTTACCCAGCCAGATGCCTAATATTGTCCGTAAATATTAAAACATTATAATAACGCAGTTTCCAGGTTATTAGAAAGTTCGTCAATGTTTATATAATACTCCTCCTAACAAGGGAGACATGGGCTGGCACCATCATACATATGTGTCCTCATGAAAGATCATGGTACCATCTGGCTCATGACGACACAGCAGTCTAACCGAAATTGCTCTCCGGCTTTAGTGGTGACAGAGTCTTCTCAAAAGTTGGTATAGTGCTTTGGAGTTCACTTCCACATAGCCTGAAAAGTATTCAAGAACTATCAGACGGCTCGAAAACGTACTTGTTCAGATTAGCATATGAATGAGTACTCTTGTCAGGGCTGTTTTCCTCAAGAGCGCCTTTGTGCAGACTTTCGTGGAAAACGGTGCAACATGAGTAACTAATTATTACTCttatatttatgtacaataGAAACTCTCGTTCATTTAATAAGAATGTAAAAGTCGGGTTAGTCACCCTAAGCCTTACAATCACCTAGAAAAGAATTTATACCTTATACACATCCAGTTTGCATACAAAGTCTTTCTGTAATTTTGTAAATTCAAGTTGATATCagccaggggctcctttcacgaatcAACCTTTATTCATGGTCAAGCTAACggccattctttaacattgcactaaggttacatTAGTGACTTGAGACTATATTAGTAGTGAAAGGGAGTCCGGGTCTAAAGTTAGCTAAGGCTAGAAGTAATACTTTTACGGAAATACGTTTGATACAGTGTTCTGTCTGGGTATGCACGGGCTAATTTTCGGTTCATTCTTAGTACCAGCTTCGGAATAAAAAACAACCCGAGAAAGACATTTTTtagaaatatgataaataatgAAATGAACTCCACACTATCACACGAGCTTTCAATTACACATAATTGGTGTTCCTGACATTATTGTTGTGGTAATTTTAGGTTATTTTGTAAACCTACATAACATTATTAGAAAACAGAAAGCGAAATGTAAGATGAGTTACGTGTCTATACAACTGTACACATAGGCAACCGGAACATTCTATAATATTAGCTGaacaaaaaaacataatataCAAAACAGTACCCCTGCCATACCCTCTCATAGGTACAGTTATTACCGTTatacatttgtaaaaaatatagAGGTGCATCTAACACATGATTTAACACTATCCTAAGTCACCACTATAAAGTCACCCCCCTCCCCCCTTCCCACATATGTATTAAACAACCCATATTTACCACATCAACAGTCTTTCCACATATACGTTTAATTCTCCCAAACAGGCGACAAAAGACTGATTTAACTACATATTATTCATATAAAGATAACGCttacaaaatgtacacagtCCCTAGTCTTAACATACACATCTCACCAAAACTGTCATTTATTATTCAAACCAGAACAAAGATCAAACATCTTTCATGAAAACTACCGATCTGCACGTCCCTGTATACAATTTAGATGATGGATGAACACCAGTACACAGTCCATTTAGAAAGACATTAAAGGACAATATATAGATATAATATAACATTCCTTGGCATGAGTCTATCAAGTTCTTTATAAATTTCTTTCTACTTTGCCATCTAACTGATGGGCATCTAAGAAATGCTAATAGACCAAAGCATCATTAAAGACCTCCTCCGTGGGATAGTAGTTACAGCGTCCgcccggagagcggaaggtcgcgggttcgatccccggcctCTTCAGACGAAAAGACGTTACTCCCTCCCTGGTGCCCGGCATtactgggtacaacaaggactggtgggctcggagtcagtacaatgtgtctgagtggggcaTTCGCGCTGAACTGCTGCATGgtgtctcagtgagctagcactataaaacggTCTCGGCTGGAGCAACCAGCCACACATGGACACGCATTCACGTCGTCATTTCAGTTAAAGTGAAAATAATAACAGGTGCTTTCTGTATCCTTAGTGAttcaatgtttttaaaaaagaaaccaaCAACACATTTTCCATCGTCTCATATTAACAAACAGTTATGGAAAACCAAACGCCTATATGATAGTTGAATATCACGTGCGTAATATAACAATTCTGCAAGTCCAAGCATTTAATAAGTTATGGTCATCTTTGATGTGATAGACTGTATCCCCAGAAAAGATCCTCATTGCATAATTTTCTTTTTCACTGCTGATGGCAAATCAAATGTACAGTCTCTGTGCTTTTTCCAGGTAAGCAAGAGTACGTACATGCATACAGTGCTTCATTCATCAATGCCTATGGTAATATAGAGCATAATTTCATTAAACATTTCTCTATTGTTAGGAGATTAATGATTCTGTCTCCGTGAGTGGTGATTACTAAAGCCTTTCACTGAGATTATTCAATAGACGCAATGCGTTGACAGTTGTGACAGGTACGCTCGAGTTAACGAGCTGCGAACTAAAAATAGATCACAGCGCTGCATCCTGGGATAGGTGAAGGTGGCAATTTCAAATCAAAGAAATGGCTGTATCGGATTCATCGCCTGAACTTCGGCGCTTTGAAAGAACCATCCCTTTGAGGCAATCGCGTGGCAATATAGGTAAGGCAAAACACAGTGTACTGATCTATATCCAGACATTAAAATGCCCTGCATGTGATTTCTCGTTCAAACATAATCGCTGAAACAGCGCTGTGTTTACAACATCGACACGTGGCAGCCATTTTTGTTTTATCAACACAGGCCGCAATATAATAAACAAACCAACGCTTTCAGTGGCCTAGGGATTGTTATTTTCAGAAGTCGACTGTttactgaaaacatgaaatgatataAAATACATAACACTGCTGCATCCCTATCCTCGTAgcggaaaataacattttgttatCATGTTCAACATAAACAATTAGTGTTAGCACAGTCATGAGTCATGTTACTTTTTCTGGCAATATTGTGTCTAATACAGATACATTGTTGAACATCGACTGCCATGATTtaatttcttttactgttcatgTATCCCCATGTATATCATGGTCATGACAGACTGAAGCGTTATTTGACATTTGACATGTCTCTGGTCAATaacaggaacccgatatcgcactgtaggttaaacatagaccatagatctacacTCACGTCATATATTAATACTATATATGACGTGAgtgtagatctatggtctatgtttaacctacattgggatatcgggttcctgtgattttaatgctaaacaaCAAAATCACAAATGCCCACCAAAAATTAGGAAACGTATAGTATGtaaagtattaaaaatataagtAAAAGTTCcggaaagagttccttccatTCCCCATATTCTTTCCTCCGCAGATTAACAGATGTAACACAAAGTGGTTCAATCCTATATATCCCATATATGTTCATTATTGTACTTAATCTGAATTTGGGGGTGTctagttatttttgtgagtcctCTAGTAATTTTTGTGTTAGGTTTTCTTTATAATTCGCGTATATATCAATTTATGGGTATAATTTGGAATGTGGGAACGGAGGAACTCTTACCAAAGTGTAAATTACCAAGAACTGCAATTAAACTAATTTAAAGTTCAAGCAGTCACACATAATGCATAGTGTAGGATACTAGGATATTATTTATCATCCTGGAAAGGAAATATTTAATATGGTTCATTTCTTTGTTTACTCAAAACGTCTGTtaacaaataataaatatgatggTATTATAAATTGGCTGTGACAGCATGTTTCATGCCATTTGGATACACTTGACAGTAGATATTCTTTTCTCCATTTTGGAGAATATTTCTAATGTATATGTCAAAAGTGTCATAATAGTATTGAATTTATCGATAACAGATTACCATTTTTGCTAGCGA is part of the Haliotis asinina isolate JCU_RB_2024 chromosome 6, JCU_Hal_asi_v2, whole genome shotgun sequence genome and harbors:
- the LOC137286254 gene encoding ankyrin-2-like gives rise to the protein MADPETVTEEEASMQEEDDQSLTLTDSGLSRDMAMSVAQYETSDGALGHEASILTIAPQEIDPVILEAMEQMSLSSIPEGVRPENVNVVNFIQNVNVSQGTSHGAVDDIPGMVKKNMKSAKDIFVKTEAYENVCDALENDGHVFVSGSPGSGKTTMALYIMGKYRRKKYYVKYVDDVAHFKVERHVDLKVPTLLVLDDVFGRFAPTSEVKVHCTKIFDYLETHFKRLEEKRKKRQDDDESKDDKASASPETSLKVIMSSRTNIFKHQLVSTMLRKYKTSLFRPSTIADLTIYELKEHEKESILRKHLPKARFDLSEHEIKHIASLKYKTLGFPYICQLFADGCLSKDQAVTFFAEPWTYLHDLIGDIFTSSDHPNYRAAVLLLMVLNDGTLNLIHLQQARKNGGNVELREKIETVEEILPDVGHANRLNEAAKNENRTLLLSEGDRMTFSHPTIYDVVAFVVGDMNQDFILQNCSLKFLIERTKVLEDSNTEDPSGGDMHSFMIQLRQEDAGVALVERLAREMVDGNIALPLSHQCFTLENMTICLFLKLQGNIERCLHSRDNDHGMGFLYWSSFSSTAPVTKLSFEHTTFSLRELLEGYLGCCLSGNVSSLLILIENSKDSLHEVASITVGDILGKTQETRPLVRTLSTACSPTKTEVPSEIETPRSHGDNKDQLIHIATAYGFTAIVKLLLDGVGVHTDVRGGNNMTAIMYACYLGHKEIAELLLQRHADPELLDEEGDNCLHLACRGGSTDIVKLLLDKKMDIDKRGEHARTPLMYASYNGHGDVVRFLLENGANTVPDVSAIKQKDNCLHLACVKGETEVVRILLDQGGMEVEVIGQSGRTPLMYACRHGWLATAKELVARNAKVNVRDDGNMNCLHLTAIKGNIPVAEWLLGLNVGLTVDCVNAEGRTPLMLAMKYGHTEMADFLMGKGANIAITDGMKTTCLHMAARSGIWHLVEMCLENSDVNALTDSDWTPVMAACKGGQADLVKELVQRGANVNLGGGCLYVACTENSLDLIKYLVSHCQDIDINKRGPKMRTAVMTACFHGNIEIVDYLQSCGADMTCKDEYKQTCLHVVCRSVNVELAKKLVRLLPVDDPDEKGMTPLMYAVKSDSPDLIDLLMKSGANINTKDSYGSTCLHIACWFRNLNACAKLLELGMDVDVLDSANRTPLMSLARSRKDCTEVAKFLVERGANIHVRDRDGNTMLHVSAKSDGHEAFATYLLEKGVDVNARGAYNHTPLMSACRSGNTAAFDLYLANGAQLHHTNDHGANCLHLICMVDTDNTYIVNELLDRRVDINAIDDNVKTPAMYAISKGNVTTLRVLLERNASFIVSDKRGNRSTLLHYACSVKDIKTDKIELLLKNGLRVNEPNMYYYQTPLMLATRQGNRAVADLLIQAGADGNKVDRHGRNCVHHAESQGHHELAGYLANRLTRRYHWY